One window of the Brevibacterium limosum genome contains the following:
- a CDS encoding DUF6049 family protein: protein MKPIPIRRLRFLTALLSTLLLLAGPVFAYPLLTAAPAAASTDADKDEVSITLDEVTPWIDDKGTLTVRGKISNTTKKAIEKPSLSLQMSTRKLDSESRLSSWKQGQAQHRTVADLEHDGTEAREKAKKDKDDDSDDSSGTALDTSFDDTIDPGATAEFTFRVPADDLDLSTSSPVSSWGPRGLAVQIGDDTGLRASALGFTTWYPDPEFDQTKISLLAPVTLPGHSEGGLIPSDWLDAAIAEGGSLDTIAKLLRHKELALAIDPRIIASFEAAIAEPPPADAPEETEEPGDEKGEETQSPPVGAPENDEADSSAAELEAAEDQRRRLDSWYQDFVGAAQKHTIVALPYGDPDLSALRGTKIDRLSTFAQKQREVVKDVFPDARTDIAWPVAGSATKNGLRALKKSGNSTAIVSDGQQPSITGIHDDAHSHTTITDDGESTIDTLISDSKLTDMSAEVIAEENPAGPLSELVAESAVIQSEAPYRTRSLFVPLPRAAASANWEQTVEELSSAPWIAPTGTDEILDSPSEARGLLRTDSDAPHIRKKAVESLAETRANQEDFNSVFSDPDSADIRLDRELLTCTSAAWTLGRNANICADQARTQSEKLMDSLHLRKGSSVLLVTGEKTTIPVTIVNDSPAEATLRIRMRPATPQLRAQETETVKVPAAETMRVDVPVEGLANADVPTTIEMVTADEVTLPKHESLMVRVRADWENIGTAVVGLALAAVFVIGLVKTIARGRPKIPEQQLADAMARAKTDDPEKR, encoded by the coding sequence GTGAAACCCATTCCCATCCGCCGACTGCGATTCCTCACCGCCCTGCTGAGCACGCTCCTGCTGCTCGCAGGGCCGGTTTTCGCATACCCGCTGCTGACGGCCGCCCCCGCCGCCGCCAGCACCGATGCGGACAAGGACGAGGTCTCGATCACCCTCGACGAGGTGACTCCCTGGATCGATGACAAAGGCACACTGACCGTGCGCGGAAAGATCTCGAACACGACGAAGAAGGCGATCGAGAAGCCGAGCCTGAGTCTGCAGATGTCGACCCGCAAACTCGATTCCGAATCCCGCCTGAGTTCCTGGAAGCAGGGACAGGCCCAGCACCGCACCGTCGCCGACCTCGAACACGATGGGACCGAAGCCAGAGAGAAGGCGAAGAAGGACAAGGACGACGATTCCGACGACTCCTCGGGAACCGCCCTCGACACCTCCTTCGATGACACCATCGATCCCGGGGCCACCGCGGAGTTCACGTTCCGTGTGCCTGCCGACGACCTCGACCTGAGCACGTCCTCACCCGTGAGTTCCTGGGGCCCACGGGGATTGGCGGTCCAGATCGGCGATGACACCGGTCTGCGGGCCTCTGCTCTCGGCTTCACCACGTGGTACCCGGACCCGGAGTTCGATCAGACGAAGATCAGTCTGCTCGCTCCCGTCACCCTGCCCGGTCATTCCGAAGGCGGGCTCATCCCTTCCGACTGGCTCGATGCAGCCATCGCCGAAGGCGGCTCGCTGGATACGATCGCGAAGCTGCTTCGACACAAAGAGCTCGCTCTGGCGATCGACCCGCGAATCATCGCCTCCTTCGAAGCCGCGATCGCCGAACCGCCCCCCGCCGACGCGCCGGAGGAGACCGAAGAGCCCGGCGATGAGAAGGGTGAAGAGACTCAGTCACCGCCGGTCGGGGCGCCCGAGAACGATGAGGCCGATTCCAGTGCCGCCGAGCTCGAAGCCGCCGAAGACCAGCGCAGACGCCTCGACTCCTGGTATCAGGACTTCGTGGGAGCGGCGCAGAAGCATACGATCGTCGCTCTGCCATACGGCGATCCCGACCTCAGTGCTCTGCGCGGAACGAAGATCGACCGGTTGAGCACCTTCGCTCAGAAGCAGCGCGAGGTGGTCAAGGACGTCTTCCCTGATGCTCGGACGGATATCGCTTGGCCGGTGGCCGGAAGTGCGACGAAGAACGGGCTGCGTGCGCTGAAGAAGTCCGGCAATTCCACCGCGATCGTCAGCGATGGCCAGCAGCCCTCGATCACCGGCATCCACGATGACGCACATTCGCACACGACGATCACCGATGACGGGGAGTCGACGATCGACACTCTCATCTCGGATTCGAAGCTCACGGATATGAGCGCCGAGGTGATCGCTGAGGAGAACCCGGCCGGGCCGCTGTCCGAACTCGTCGCAGAGTCCGCGGTGATCCAATCCGAGGCTCCCTATCGCACCCGCAGCCTGTTCGTTCCGCTCCCGCGGGCGGCCGCCTCGGCGAATTGGGAACAGACCGTCGAGGAGCTGAGCTCGGCACCGTGGATCGCCCCCACCGGGACCGACGAGATCCTCGACTCACCCTCCGAGGCGCGTGGACTGCTGCGCACGGATTCCGACGCCCCGCACATCCGGAAGAAGGCCGTGGAATCCCTGGCCGAGACCCGGGCGAACCAAGAGGACTTCAACAGCGTCTTCAGCGACCCGGACAGCGCCGATATCCGGCTCGACCGCGAGTTGCTCACCTGCACCTCGGCGGCCTGGACTCTGGGCCGTAACGCGAACATCTGCGCCGACCAGGCCCGCACACAGAGCGAGAAGCTCATGGACAGCCTGCACCTGCGCAAGGGATCGTCCGTCCTCCTCGTCACCGGCGAGAAGACGACGATTCCGGTCACGATCGTCAACGATTCCCCCGCCGAGGCGACTCTGCGGATCCGGATGAGACCGGCGACTCCGCAGCTGCGGGCGCAGGAGACGGAGACCGTGAAGGTGCCCGCCGCGGAGACGATGCGCGTGGACGTGCCCGTCGAGGGCCTCGCCAACGCCGATGTGCCGACGACGATCGAAATGGTCACCGCCGACGAGGTGACCCTGCCCAAGCACGAATCGCTCATGGTCCGGGTCCGTGCTGATTGGGAGAACATCGGTACCGCTGTGGTCGGATTGGCTCTGGCCGCAGTTTTCGTGATCGGCTTGGTCAAGACGATCGCACGCGGACGCCCGAAGATCCCCGAACAGCAGCTGGCCGATGCGATGGCCCGCGCCAAGACCGACGACCCCGAAAAGAGGTAG
- the rpsR gene encoding 30S ribosomal protein S18: MAKPEIRKPIKKKANPLKKGEAANIHYKDTATLRKFISDRGKIRARRVTGVTVQEQRVIAKAVKNAREMALLPYSSSAR, from the coding sequence ATGGCAAAGCCAGAGATCCGGAAGCCTATCAAGAAGAAGGCTAATCCGCTCAAGAAGGGCGAAGCGGCGAACATCCACTACAAGGACACCGCTACGCTCCGTAAGTTCATTTCCGACCGCGGCAAGATCCGTGCACGTCGCGTCACCGGTGTGACCGTGCAGGAACAGCGCGTCATCGCAAAGGCTGTCAAGAACGCCCGCGAGATGGCACTTCTGCCCTACTCGAGCTCAGCTCGCTGA
- a CDS encoding AMP-binding protein gives MTVTEEFRAARDKLIELRSDYEAAREQFGWPRLTHFNFALDWFDEIAENNDKPALWIVEQDGSEGKWSFAELSARSNQVANHFRRAGIKRGDHVMVMLNNQVELWETMLAGIKLGAVLMPATTQLGPIDLTDRAERGHAEFVVAGVEDAAKFDDVEVDVVRIVVGGEPTRQQDYSYSDVDDESTEFDPQGTSRADDLMLLYFTSGTTSKAKMVAHTHVSYPVGHLSTMYWMGLTPGDVHLNVASPGWAKHAWSNIFAPWIAEACVFLYNYSRFDANALMETMDRVGVTSFCAPPTVWRMLIQADLGHLKNPPTKALGAGEPLNPEIIDRVHSEWGVLIRDGFGQTESTLQIGNSPDQELKYGSMGKALPGFDVVLIDPATGEEGNEGEICLRLDPRPIGLTTGYWSNAEKTAEAFEGGVYHTGDVASRDEDGYITYVGRADDVFKASDYRLSPFELESVLIEHEAVAEAAVVPSPDPVRLAVPKAYVVVSSRFEADAETARSILAYCREHLAPYKRIRRLEFAELPKTISGKIRRVELRAREDQLHPFSGEPAVEGNEYADTDFELKS, from the coding sequence ATGACAGTGACCGAGGAATTCCGCGCGGCCCGCGACAAGCTGATCGAACTCCGCAGCGACTACGAGGCCGCCCGCGAACAGTTCGGATGGCCGCGGCTCACACACTTCAACTTCGCACTCGACTGGTTCGACGAGATCGCCGAGAACAACGACAAGCCGGCTCTGTGGATCGTCGAACAGGACGGTTCCGAGGGCAAGTGGAGCTTCGCGGAACTCTCCGCCCGTTCGAACCAGGTGGCGAATCATTTCCGCCGGGCCGGGATCAAGCGCGGGGACCATGTCATGGTCATGCTCAACAACCAGGTCGAGCTGTGGGAGACGATGCTCGCCGGGATCAAGCTCGGTGCCGTGCTCATGCCCGCAACCACGCAGCTGGGCCCCATCGACCTCACCGACCGTGCCGAGCGTGGGCACGCCGAGTTCGTCGTCGCCGGCGTCGAGGATGCCGCGAAGTTCGATGACGTCGAAGTCGATGTCGTCCGCATCGTCGTCGGCGGGGAGCCCACCCGCCAGCAGGACTACAGCTACTCCGACGTCGATGATGAGAGCACCGAATTCGACCCGCAGGGCACGTCGCGCGCCGATGATCTGATGCTGCTCTACTTCACTTCGGGCACCACCTCGAAGGCGAAGATGGTCGCCCACACCCATGTCTCCTACCCTGTCGGCCATCTCTCGACGATGTACTGGATGGGGCTGACACCCGGCGACGTCCACCTCAACGTCGCCTCGCCCGGTTGGGCCAAGCACGCTTGGTCGAATATCTTCGCCCCGTGGATCGCCGAAGCCTGTGTCTTCCTCTACAACTACTCGCGCTTCGACGCCAACGCCCTGATGGAGACCATGGATCGAGTGGGAGTGACGAGCTTCTGCGCCCCGCCGACCGTATGGCGCATGCTCATCCAGGCCGACCTGGGCCACCTGAAGAATCCCCCGACGAAGGCCCTCGGCGCCGGTGAACCGCTCAATCCCGAGATCATCGACCGCGTTCACAGCGAATGGGGTGTGCTCATCCGCGATGGCTTCGGCCAGACCGAATCGACCCTCCAGATCGGCAACTCACCTGATCAGGAGCTCAAGTACGGTTCGATGGGCAAGGCGCTGCCCGGATTCGACGTCGTTCTCATCGACCCGGCGACCGGTGAGGAGGGCAACGAGGGCGAGATCTGCCTGCGCCTCGATCCTCGTCCCATCGGCCTGACCACCGGCTACTGGAGCAACGCGGAGAAGACCGCAGAGGCTTTCGAAGGCGGCGTCTACCACACCGGTGACGTGGCCTCTCGCGATGAGGACGGATACATCACCTATGTCGGTCGCGCCGACGATGTGTTCAAGGCCAGCGACTACCGACTCTCCCCCTTCGAGCTCGAAAGCGTGCTGATCGAACACGAGGCCGTCGCCGAGGCGGCCGTTGTGCCCTCGCCGGATCCGGTGCGACTGGCTGTGCCCAAGGCCTATGTCGTCGTGTCGAGCAGGTTCGAGGCCGACGCCGAGACCGCGCGTTCGATCCTCGCCTACTGCCGTGAGCACCTGGCACCGTACAAGCGCATCCGCCGGCTCGAGTTCGCCGAGCTGCCGAAGACGATCTCCGGAAAGATCCGTCGTGTCGAGCTGCGGGCGCGTGAAGACCAGCTGCACCCATTCAGCGGTGAACCCGCCGTCGAGGGCAACGAGTACGCCGATACGGACTTCGAGCTCAAGAGCTGA
- the rpsF gene encoding 30S ribosomal protein S6 — protein MRKYELMLILDNDLEERTLADTVNNLIKVVPAENGTVDNVDIWGRRRFAYEIQKKSEGYYVVVDFHAEPATTKELDRQLGLNESVLRTKILRPDAK, from the coding sequence ATGCGTAAGTACGAGCTCATGCTCATTCTTGATAACGACCTCGAAGAGCGGACGCTGGCTGACACCGTGAACAACCTGATCAAGGTTGTCCCGGCTGAGAACGGCACCGTCGACAACGTGGATATCTGGGGACGTCGTCGCTTCGCGTACGAGATCCAGAAGAAGTCCGAAGGCTACTACGTCGTGGTTGATTTCCACGCCGAGCCTGCAACGACCAAGGAACTCGATCGTCAGCTCGGACTCAACGAGTCCGTTCTGCGTACGAAGATCCTCCGCCCGGACGCCAAGTAA
- a CDS encoding NUDIX domain-containing protein: MTTPMPKPGPRTSRRTTVEEISAGGIVVDFSHPLLAVAVIARINRAGRIEWCLPKGHLEGTETPAEAARREVEEETGIAGQIICPLGTVDYWFTVTGIRIHKLVHHFLLRAQAGTLTVDNDPDQEAIDAAWVPFNDLRSRLSFANERRIVAAARPMVSRLEQ, from the coding sequence ATGACCACACCGATGCCCAAGCCGGGACCCCGCACGTCCCGCCGCACCACAGTGGAGGAGATCTCCGCCGGTGGCATCGTTGTCGACTTCTCCCATCCGTTGCTGGCTGTGGCCGTCATCGCCCGCATCAATCGCGCCGGTCGGATCGAGTGGTGCCTTCCCAAGGGGCATCTCGAAGGAACGGAGACCCCCGCCGAGGCGGCCCGCCGTGAGGTCGAAGAGGAGACCGGGATCGCGGGGCAGATCATCTGCCCGCTGGGAACCGTCGACTACTGGTTCACCGTGACCGGAATCCGGATCCACAAACTCGTCCACCATTTCCTGCTGCGTGCACAGGCGGGGACTCTGACCGTGGATAATGATCCTGACCAAGAAGCGATCGATGCGGCGTGGGTGCCCTTCAATGACCTGCGTTCGCGACTCTCGTTCGCCAATGAGCGCCGAATCGTCGCCGCCGCCCGACCGATGGTGTCCCGACTGGAGCAGTGA
- a CDS encoding transglycosylase domain-containing protein, with product MSGWTRFLPSIRVLVVGGLSLVIALCVAFAVGYAATDIPEPNLEATGQTSTIYYSDGKTPIGQYKVEDRKSVEIDEISEPMQKAAIAAEDTSFYENRGISIKGLSRAVVGVATNKYAGGGSTITQQYVKNFYLTNEHSLDRKVKEMFISLKIDQQQSKDEILANYLNTIYLGRRSYGVEVAAQNYFDKPASELNVSESALLAAMIQRPGAADPSDNPEAYEDRFNYVVKNMVDEGFLTEEQAAKVELPDVRKQNKESSLSGQKGYMWDFVRREALKKLDIDEAQLDRGGYNIVTTFDKDRMKAAEQAIKTLPQDQPEGMQAGLVSIDPDDGGIEAFYGGKNYLDQAFNASTQSHVQAGSTFKPFALVAGLENGVRLTDTYPGSSPTSIDNNGKPWLVNNFGGSSYGPVSLLKATQSSINTAYAALNVQVGTDKTIDAATRAGVGPACTEKEVKAGNTGGCTLDMDAANPSTVLGTPSVKPLDMASAYATFAANGVHHETHSIKKVTKGAEDKEVYKGETKGKRVFDKAVGAETSYALSQVVNGGSGSYAQNLGRPAAGKTGTTTGNTAAWFSGYTPNLATSVVLYREVDGKQMSIGAYGGRGEVTGGSFPVQVWTDYMQKALQGEKVEQFPARGELPDKPKPKNTNEPAAPKPEPKAPSGSNDGSDGGNDEEEPKAPIETPKDDEDKDKDSEGDEKGKEEGSKDGSDEDSRDSDGKDGGSEDGGGGDTGGDGPGNGSDNGNGSDSGGGGDSPGGGDSKNGGGEITGGDGGGSTDGDDGPLGVGG from the coding sequence GTGAGCGGATGGACTCGTTTCCTGCCGAGCATCCGCGTGCTCGTCGTCGGCGGGCTCAGCCTCGTCATCGCCCTGTGCGTGGCTTTCGCCGTCGGGTATGCCGCCACCGACATCCCTGAGCCGAACCTCGAGGCGACCGGTCAGACCTCGACGATCTACTACAGCGACGGCAAGACGCCCATCGGTCAGTACAAGGTCGAGGACCGCAAGTCCGTGGAGATCGATGAGATCTCCGAACCCATGCAGAAGGCCGCGATCGCCGCAGAGGACACCTCCTTCTACGAGAACCGCGGCATCTCGATCAAGGGTCTCTCCCGAGCCGTCGTCGGCGTGGCCACGAACAAATACGCGGGCGGCGGTTCGACGATCACCCAGCAGTACGTGAAGAACTTCTACCTCACGAACGAGCACTCGCTTGATCGCAAGGTCAAGGAGATGTTCATCTCGCTCAAGATCGACCAGCAGCAGTCGAAGGACGAGATCCTCGCGAACTACCTCAACACCATCTACCTCGGCCGTCGCTCCTACGGCGTCGAGGTGGCAGCACAGAACTACTTCGACAAGCCGGCCTCGGAACTCAACGTCAGCGAGTCCGCTCTGCTGGCCGCGATGATCCAGCGCCCCGGTGCCGCCGACCCCTCGGACAACCCCGAGGCCTATGAAGACCGCTTCAACTATGTGGTCAAGAACATGGTCGACGAGGGCTTCCTCACCGAAGAGCAGGCCGCAAAGGTCGAGCTGCCGGACGTGAGGAAGCAGAACAAGGAGTCCTCACTGTCGGGTCAGAAGGGCTACATGTGGGACTTCGTCCGCCGTGAGGCGTTGAAGAAGCTCGACATCGACGAAGCACAGCTCGATCGCGGCGGATACAACATCGTCACCACCTTCGACAAGGATCGGATGAAGGCCGCCGAGCAGGCCATCAAGACGCTCCCGCAGGACCAGCCCGAAGGCATGCAGGCCGGACTCGTCTCGATCGACCCGGACGACGGCGGTATCGAAGCCTTCTACGGCGGCAAGAACTATCTCGACCAGGCGTTCAACGCCTCGACACAGAGCCATGTGCAGGCCGGTTCGACGTTCAAGCCCTTCGCGCTCGTCGCAGGGCTCGAGAACGGTGTGCGGCTGACTGACACGTATCCTGGATCCAGCCCGACCTCGATCGACAACAACGGCAAGCCGTGGCTGGTGAACAACTTCGGCGGCTCGAGCTACGGACCGGTGAGCCTGCTCAAGGCGACGCAGTCCTCGATCAACACCGCCTATGCCGCGCTCAATGTGCAGGTGGGTACGGACAAGACGATCGACGCTGCCACTCGAGCGGGAGTCGGTCCTGCTTGCACCGAAAAGGAGGTGAAGGCAGGCAACACCGGCGGCTGCACACTAGACATGGATGCGGCGAATCCGTCCACCGTGCTCGGTACCCCGAGTGTCAAGCCCCTCGATATGGCCTCGGCATATGCGACCTTCGCAGCCAATGGCGTTCACCACGAGACCCACTCGATCAAGAAGGTCACGAAGGGCGCCGAGGACAAGGAAGTGTACAAGGGCGAGACCAAGGGCAAGCGCGTCTTCGACAAGGCTGTTGGTGCCGAGACCTCGTACGCTCTGAGTCAGGTGGTCAACGGCGGTTCGGGCAGCTACGCCCAGAACCTCGGCCGGCCAGCTGCCGGCAAGACCGGTACGACGACGGGCAATACTGCGGCCTGGTTCTCCGGCTACACCCCGAATCTCGCGACCTCGGTCGTGCTCTACCGTGAGGTCGACGGTAAGCAGATGTCGATAGGTGCCTACGGCGGACGTGGCGAAGTCACCGGTGGATCGTTCCCGGTCCAGGTGTGGACCGACTACATGCAGAAGGCTCTCCAGGGTGAGAAGGTCGAACAGTTCCCGGCCCGCGGTGAACTGCCTGATAAGCCCAAGCCGAAGAATACGAATGAGCCGGCCGCTCCGAAGCCCGAACCCAAGGCACCGTCGGGCAGCAACGACGGCAGCGACGGGGGCAATGACGAGGAAGAGCCCAAGGCTCCGATCGAGACGCCGAAGGACGACGAGGACAAGGACAAGGACTCCGAGGGAGACGAGAAGGGCAAGGAAGAAGGCTCGAAGGACGGCTCCGACGAAGATTCGAGGGACTCCGACGGTAAGGACGGCGGGTCCGAAGACGGAGGCGGTGGCGACACCGGCGGCGACGGACCTGGCAACGGCTCTGACAACGGAAACGGCAGCGACTCCGGCGGCGGAGGCGACTCCCCTGGCGGTGGCGACAGCAAGAACGGTGGCGGCGAAATCACCGGTGGTGATGGAGGCGGCAGCACAGATGGTGATGATGGACCTCTTGGTGTCGGTGGCTGA
- the rplI gene encoding 50S ribosomal protein L9: MPNRKVILNQEVDGLGAAGDVVEVRAGYARNLLLPRGWASAWSAGAEKHIESLRKARRAKQIADHDEAIKVKGELESTTARIDMKAGKNGRLFGAVTPALVAEALQTATGRDFDRRQIALTGHVKTPGSYNAVVRIGDEITAKIKFEVIGKA; encoded by the coding sequence ATGCCTAACCGCAAAGTGATTCTGAACCAGGAAGTCGACGGCCTCGGTGCCGCCGGCGATGTCGTCGAGGTTCGTGCCGGATACGCACGCAACCTGCTTCTGCCTCGTGGCTGGGCTTCGGCCTGGTCCGCCGGCGCTGAGAAGCACATCGAGTCTCTGCGCAAGGCCCGCCGGGCCAAGCAGATCGCCGATCACGACGAAGCCATCAAGGTCAAGGGCGAACTCGAGTCGACCACGGCTCGCATCGACATGAAGGCCGGCAAGAACGGTCGCCTCTTCGGCGCCGTCACCCCTGCCCTCGTGGCCGAGGCCCTGCAGACCGCGACCGGACGCGACTTCGATCGCCGTCAGATCGCGCTGACCGGTCACGTCAAGACCCCCGGCAGCTACAACGCTGTTGTGCGCATCGGCGACGAGATCACCGCGAAGATCAAGTTCGAGGTCATCGGCAAGGCCTGA
- a CDS encoding single-stranded DNA-binding protein: MAGETVITVVGNLTSDPELRFTPNGAAVANFTVASTPRIFDRQANEFKDGETLFLRCSVWREMGENVAESLQRGTRVVVQGRLKSRSFETKEGEKRTVMELDVDEVGPSLRRATAQVTKNNPSGGGNFGGGGGGFGGGGQGGGGQQGGFGNQQSSGWGNNPQQGGQQGGQRQGYGQGSNGPANDPWASSNPQSGNGGWGNPGADEPPF; this comes from the coding sequence ATGGCAGGCGAAACAGTCATCACGGTCGTCGGGAACCTCACCAGCGATCCCGAACTGCGCTTCACACCGAACGGTGCGGCAGTCGCAAACTTCACCGTGGCCTCGACGCCGCGTATCTTCGACCGTCAGGCCAACGAGTTCAAGGACGGGGAGACTCTCTTCCTCCGCTGCTCGGTGTGGCGTGAAATGGGAGAGAACGTCGCCGAATCTCTGCAGCGCGGTACACGGGTCGTCGTGCAGGGCCGACTGAAGTCCCGGTCCTTCGAAACCAAGGAAGGCGAGAAGCGCACGGTCATGGAGCTGGATGTCGACGAAGTCGGCCCCAGCCTGCGACGCGCCACCGCCCAGGTGACGAAGAACAACCCCAGCGGCGGAGGAAACTTCGGCGGCGGCGGTGGCGGCTTCGGTGGAGGCGGCCAGGGCGGAGGCGGCCAGCAGGGCGGCTTCGGCAACCAGCAGTCCTCCGGATGGGGAAACAACCCCCAGCAGGGCGGCCAGCAGGGTGGTCAGCGCCAGGGCTACGGCCAGGGCAGCAACGGTCCCGCCAACGACCCGTGGGCATCATCGAACCCGCAGAGCGGCAACGGCGGCTGGGGCAACCCGGGCGCCGACGAACCCCCGTTCTGA
- a CDS encoding CCA tRNA nucleotidyltransferase: MDPQTAHNRLHDKLDELEHILGPLGQRFSSAGFELALVGGSVRDALLGRPMPDLDFTTDAHPDAILGLIAGWVDTHWDIGREFGTIGAVKSGVQIEITTYRAEAYEEDSRKPMVAFGTDLDADLVRRDFTIGAMAIRLPSKTFVDPHQGFDDLIAGRIRTPGRAADSFSDDPLRMMRAARFTSQLGLDPVAEVEEAMTAMADRIEIISAERVQVELLKLITGSDPVAGIDLLVRTGIADHVLPEVSGLQLETDEHHRHKDVYQHSLTVLRQAVELESRYAAAQEEAGMADDDPQRLRVPDFVVRFAALMHDVGKPATRRFQPGGAVTFYHHDAVGAKLTAKRMKALRFDKDTTKAVGRLVELHLRFYGYGDAGWTDSAVRRYVTDAGRLLSRLHILTRADVTTRNRRKADRLAFAYDDLEARIEALAKQEELDSIRPDLDGRQIMGILDIEPSPLVGKAYKHLLELRMEHGPLGPQRAEAELRSWWETHGQ; encoded by the coding sequence GTGGATCCGCAGACCGCGCACAACCGACTGCACGACAAGCTCGATGAGCTCGAGCATATCCTCGGCCCGCTGGGTCAGAGGTTCTCCTCAGCCGGTTTCGAACTCGCCCTCGTCGGCGGTTCCGTCCGTGATGCGCTGCTCGGCCGCCCCATGCCCGACCTCGACTTCACCACCGATGCCCACCCCGACGCCATCCTCGGACTGATCGCCGGCTGGGTCGACACGCACTGGGACATCGGACGCGAATTCGGCACCATCGGGGCCGTGAAGTCCGGCGTGCAGATCGAGATCACGACCTACCGAGCCGAAGCCTATGAAGAGGACTCGCGCAAACCGATGGTGGCCTTCGGCACGGACCTCGACGCCGACCTCGTCCGCCGTGACTTCACGATCGGGGCGATGGCGATCCGTCTGCCCTCGAAGACCTTCGTCGATCCGCATCAGGGTTTCGACGACCTCATCGCCGGACGCATCCGCACCCCAGGTAGGGCCGCGGACTCGTTCTCCGATGATCCGCTGCGGATGATGCGCGCAGCTCGGTTCACTTCCCAGCTCGGACTCGATCCCGTCGCCGAGGTGGAAGAGGCGATGACGGCGATGGCCGATCGGATCGAGATCATCTCCGCCGAACGCGTCCAGGTCGAACTCCTCAAACTCATCACCGGTAGCGATCCCGTCGCCGGAATCGACCTGCTGGTGCGCACCGGCATCGCCGACCATGTTCTGCCCGAGGTGTCCGGACTCCAGCTCGAGACGGACGAGCATCATCGGCACAAGGACGTCTACCAGCATTCTCTGACCGTGCTGCGTCAGGCCGTCGAACTCGAGAGCCGGTACGCCGCGGCTCAGGAGGAAGCCGGAATGGCCGACGACGACCCGCAGCGCCTGCGCGTGCCGGACTTCGTCGTCCGCTTCGCGGCGCTGATGCATGATGTCGGCAAACCCGCCACTCGCCGTTTCCAGCCCGGTGGCGCAGTGACCTTCTACCACCACGATGCGGTGGGTGCGAAGCTCACCGCCAAGCGGATGAAGGCGCTGCGCTTCGACAAGGACACGACGAAGGCGGTCGGCCGCCTCGTCGAACTGCATCTGCGCTTCTACGGCTACGGCGATGCCGGGTGGACGGATTCTGCGGTGCGTCGCTATGTCACGGACGCCGGACGGCTGCTCTCGCGCCTGCACATCCTCACCCGCGCAGATGTGACCACCCGCAACAGACGCAAAGCCGACCGGCTGGCGTTCGCCTATGACGACCTGGAAGCGCGCATCGAGGCCCTGGCGAAGCAGGAGGAACTCGATTCGATCCGTCCGGATCTCGACGGTCGGCAGATCATGGGGATCCTCGATATCGAACCATCGCCGCTGGTGGGCAAGGCGTACAAACATCTGCTCGAGCTGCGGATGGAGCACGGGCCTCTTGGTCCGCAGCGCGCCGAAGCGGAACTGCGCTCCTGGTGGGAGACCCACGGTCAGTGA
- a CDS encoding DUF488 domain-containing protein, translating to MTEQISSSTRKTDTAPHAWIDTESEDTKNLPHLLTVGHSNRELNEFIGLLTNTGTEVVVDVRKLPGSNRNPQFNADTLETDLAEVGIELRRLEGLTGRRPVSRTVPFDVNAWWQNRSFHNYADHCLSEEFRTDLETLIGWSEGTRCALMCSEAVWWRCHRRIIADQLLARDLPVAHILGEGHVDAAKLSEGARLDTERVPSAASSAVGILTYPADS from the coding sequence ATGACGGAACAGATCAGTTCGTCGACGCGGAAGACGGACACCGCACCGCATGCCTGGATCGACACGGAATCGGAAGACACGAAGAACCTGCCGCACCTGCTGACCGTCGGGCATTCGAATCGGGAACTGAACGAGTTCATCGGACTCCTCACGAACACCGGCACCGAGGTGGTCGTCGATGTCCGCAAACTCCCGGGATCGAACCGGAATCCCCAATTCAACGCGGACACCCTTGAGACCGACCTCGCCGAGGTGGGGATCGAGCTGCGGCGCCTCGAGGGACTGACAGGCCGGCGACCGGTCAGCCGCACGGTGCCGTTCGACGTCAACGCTTGGTGGCAGAACAGAAGCTTCCACAACTACGCCGACCACTGCCTCTCCGAGGAGTTCCGCACGGACCTCGAGACCCTCATCGGCTGGAGCGAAGGCACGCGTTGTGCGCTCATGTGCTCAGAAGCCGTGTGGTGGCGCTGCCATCGCAGGATCATCGCCGATCAGCTGCTCGCCCGGGACCTCCCCGTCGCACACATCCTCGGCGAAGGGCATGTCGATGCGGCAAAGCTGAGCGAAGGAGCCCGCCTCGACACCGAACGAGTCCCCAGTGCCGCCAGCTCGGCGGTCGGCATCCTCACCTACCCAGCCGACAGCTGA